The sequence TGGGTCTTTTAGTAATTGGCTCTTTTATTCCACAATAGCCTGGCTTTACCTCAGAAAGAGCTTTTATCTCATAAATCCCAAGGTTTTTTTCTTCTACCCTTGGAAGAAATACCCTCTTTTTACATTCCGCACTCCGCACTCCGCATTCCGCAATCATAATGTCTGTCCTTACCTCAGAGCGGAATGAATAATAAAAAAGGATATTATCCGCTTTGATAAAATCTTCTAATAAAAAAAGATTTTCCTTTATTTTTCTGCTTTTTTCAAGGATTTCTTCTTCTCTTTGAGAATCCCTAATTTTAAGGATTTCTTTCCTTATTTCTTCCTTATTCATAAAACAGAAAGGATAGAGAGGAGAGGGAAGAATTCATAAAGTCTAATGCTATCTTTGGATAAAGACCAATGAGAAATACCATTATCATAAGGGGAATCACGCTTATCCATTCCCTGATCTCTAAGTCGGATAGGTCTTTGTATTTTTCATTAAGAGGCCCAAAGAATACATAGCGATACATCCAGAGCATATAGATTGCACCGATAAGGACGCCAAAAACCGCACCCCCGGTAATTATGGGAAAAACAGGGAATGCACCAATAAAGCACAAAAATTCACTTACAAACCCAGAAAGACCAGGAAGGCCGATTGAGGCTAAAACAGCTATTCCCATAATTGCACAATAGGAGGGAACAACCTTTGCTATGCCACCAAAACCAAGGATTTCCCGGTGATGAGCCCTGTCATAGATAACGCCAACCAAAAGAAAGAGAGAGCCGGTGATTATACCATGGTTAAACATCTGTAAAACCGCACCATTAAAGCCATTTGTTGTAAAGGCAGACATCCCAAGCAAACAATAGCCCATATGTGATATGGATGAGCAGGCAATCATTCGCTTAAGGTCTTTTTGTGCCATTGCGGTAAACGCACCATAAATGATATTGATAAGGCCAAGAATGGCAAGGAAATAAGAAAAATTAGGGGTTACCTCTGGCAATATCCCAAAATTTACCCTCAAAAGCCCATAAGCCCCAAGTTTAAGGAGGACGCCAGCAAGGAGAATAGAGCCAGCAGTAGGTGCTTCGGTATGGGCATCGGGAAGCCAGGTATGAAAGGGAAATATAGGAACCTTAACTGCAAAGCCAAAGAATAATAAAATCCAGATAAATTTTGCATTTTGCAATATCTCCTGATGTCCAATAAGCTCTGTAATATCAAATGTATTTGTCTGGATAAATATCCAGATGATTCCAATGAGCATAAGCACAGAGCCGATAGCGGTATATAAAATAAACTTAATTGCTGCATATATTCTTTTTTCTCCACCCCAGATGCCAATGATGAGATACATTGGAATAAGGACGAGCTCCCAGAAGATATAGAAAAGAAAGAGGTCAAGAGCTGAAAACACACCCAGCATCCCTGTTTCAAGGATGAGGAAAGAGATAAAATAGCCCTTTACCCTATTTTTTATATTAAATGAGACAAGGATAGAGATTGGGCTTAATAAGGAGGTAAGAAAGAATAGGGGAAGGCTTATTCCATCAAGTCCAAT is a genomic window of bacterium containing:
- a CDS encoding 5-formyltetrahydrofolate cyclo-ligase, translating into MNKEEIRKEILKIRDSQREEEILEKSRKIKENLFLLEDFIKADNILFYYSFRSEVRTDIMIAECGVRSAECKKRVFLPRVEEKNLGIYEIKALSEVKPGYCGIKEPITKRPISLEDIELVLVPGVCFDKRGFRIGYGGGYYDRLLPLISCKKIGLAFSLQIVDNIPNAIKDIGVDKIITEEGVIIADCKLKKV
- a CDS encoding NADH-quinone oxidoreductase subunit M, whose amino-acid sequence is MDILSLSIFVPLIGIIPILFLKNERLIKGFSLLFSTIPLIGSILFLLSFDRANPSFQFVVNIPWIPLFKISYHIGLDGISLPLFFLTSLLSPISILVSFNIKNRVKGYFISFLILETGMLGVFSALDLFLFYIFWELVLIPMYLIIGIWGGEKRIYAAIKFILYTAIGSVLMLIGIIWIFIQTNTFDITELIGHQEILQNAKFIWILLFFGFAVKVPIFPFHTWLPDAHTEAPTAGSILLAGVLLKLGAYGLLRVNFGILPEVTPNFSYFLAILGLINIIYGAFTAMAQKDLKRMIACSSISHMGYCLLGMSAFTTNGFNGAVLQMFNHGIITGSLFLLVGVIYDRAHHREILGFGGIAKVVPSYCAIMGIAVLASIGLPGLSGFVSEFLCFIGAFPVFPIITGGAVFGVLIGAIYMLWMYRYVFFGPLNEKYKDLSDLEIREWISVIPLMIMVFLIGLYPKIALDFMNSSLSSLSFLFYE